Proteins from one Rosa chinensis cultivar Old Blush chromosome 7, RchiOBHm-V2, whole genome shotgun sequence genomic window:
- the LOC112176696 gene encoding protein O-glucosyltransferase 1: MLRGSRFVKPFQLQAATNWQSSLIKGPPADTIFFLGFLIIAAVLSSFWIHLWTFQIDHSTNQTIVINDKYEITPKIIEFPLNCSIGINQTQTCPTNYPIAFTSDRLDPSSNGTCPDYFRFIHEDLKPWRTTGITRDMVERGKKTAHFRLVIVKGKAYIDRYKKSIQTRDMFTIWGILQLLRRYPGKVPDLELMFDCDDLPVIRSRDYRGQNSTQVPPLFRYCGDRWTKDIVFPDWSFWGWAEINIKPWGSLLKDVKKGNERSKWMEREPYAYWKGNPFVAESRRDLLKCNVSDTQDWNARLFIQDWILESQQGFKHSDVTNQCTHRYKIYIEGFAWSVSEKYILACDSVTFLVKPHYYDFFTRSLRPVHHYWPIRNDNKCKSIKFAVDWGNNHKQKAQAIGKAASDFIQQELKMDYVYDYMFHLLNEYAKLSKFEPRIPEGATHLCAETLACPAEESEKKFMTESLVKSPSMTNPCTMPPPYEPKDLGNFYRNNINLIKQVEKWEDKYWDSIHNKQQ, encoded by the exons ATGTTGCGCGGGTCTCGTTTTGTCAAACCTTTTCAGCTTCAGGCTGCAACAAATTGGCAATCCTCTTTGATAAAGGGACCTCCAGCTGATACTATTTTCTTCTTGGGTTTTCTAATCATTGCAGCCGTTCTATCTTCTTTCTGGATTCACCTT TGGACTTTTCAGATTGATCATTCTACAAACCAAACAATAGTGATCAACGACAAGTATGAGATAACCCCCAAAATAATCGAGTTTCCACTCAACTGTTCTATCGGCATCAATCAAACACAAACGTGTCCAACAAATTACCCTATAGCCTTTACTAGTGATCGTCTTGACCCATCGTCAAACGGTACATGCCCGGACTATTTCCGGTTTATCCACGAAGATCTAAAGCCATGGAGAACCACAGGAATCACAAGGGACATGGTGGAGAGGGGAAAGAAGACGGCACATTTTCGGCTAGTGATTGTTAAAGGCAAGGCTTATATTGACAGGTACAAGAAGTCCATACAGACAAGGGATATGTTTACCATATGGGGTATTTTGCAGCTTCTTAGGAGGTACCCCGGGAAAGTACCTGACTTGGAGCTGATGTTTGACTGTGATGACCTTCCCGTTATCCGATCACGGGACTACCGGGGACAGAACTCGACGCAGGTGCCACCGCTGTTCCGGTACTGTGGTGATAGATGGACAAAAGACATTGTGTTCCCTGATTGGTCTTTCTGGGGTTG GGCTGAGATAAACATAAAAccgtggggaagtttgttgaaAGATGTGAAGAAAGGTAACGAGAGGAGCAAATGGATGGAAAGAGAACCTTATGCATACTGGAAAGGGAACCCCTTTGTAGCTGAATCAAGGAGAGACCTCCTCAAATGCAACGTCTCGGATACACAGGATTGGAATGCTCGCTTATTCATCCAG GACTGGATCCTTGAATCTCAACAAGGCTTCAAGCATTCAGATGTAACAAACCAATGCACACATAG GTATAAGATATATATTGAGGGCTTTGCCTGGTCTGTTAGTGAGAAGTACATTCTGGCCTGTGATTCAGTAACATTCCTGGTAAAACCACACTACTATGATTTCTTCACAAGAAGTCTACGACCAGTGCACCATTACTGGCCTATAAGGAATGATAACAAATGCAAATCCATCAAGTTTGCTGTAGATTGGGgaaacaatcacaaacaaaag GCACAAGCAATTGGGAAAGCAGCAAGCGACTTCATTCAGCAAGAACTGAAGATGGACTATGTGTATGATTACATGTTTCATCTACTAAATGAATATGCCAAACTCTCCAAATTTGAGCCAAGAATACCTGAAGGAGCTACACATTTGTGCGCAGAGACTCTCGCTTGCCCTGCAGAGGAGTCAGAGAAAAAGTTCATGACCGAGTCGTTGGTGAAGAGTCCGTCGATGACAAACCCCTGCACCATGCCACCTCCCTATGAACCCAAAGATCTTGGAAACTTTTATAGGAATAATatcaatttaattaaacaagtaGAAAAGTGGGAAGATAAGTACTGGGATAGTATCCATAATAAGCAGCAATAG